Proteins encoded in a region of the Triticum dicoccoides isolate Atlit2015 ecotype Zavitan chromosome 3A, WEW_v2.0, whole genome shotgun sequence genome:
- the LOC119273200 gene encoding (S)-8-oxocitronellyl enol synthase ISY1-like, which produces MPRASPGLERRAAQPSVGAVKKSQDERAASSFQSVALVVGSTGIVGTLLVDILPRDDTPGGPWKVYAVSRRPLPPWCPPPSPAITHLYLDLADPAAVAEALTSLTDISHVFYAAWSSHPTEAQNREANSAMLRNVLSVVVPGCPALAHVCLQTGRKHYVGPFEAVGKLGVPDPPYTEDMPRLDYPNFYYDLEDTLFDEVSRRDGAVSWSVHRPSVVFGFSARSAMNIVASLCVYAAICRKEGAVLRWPGCRVAWEGFSDASDADLIAEHEIWATVDPFAKNEAFNCSNGDVFKWKQLWPMLADRFGVEWAGYEGEGSRFVLADAMAGKEAVWAEILRENELVTTGLHEIANWWFVDAMFNVEIEHLDSMNKSKEHGFLGFRNTASSFNAWIDKMKVLKIVP; this is translated from the exons ATGCCGCGCGCATCGCCTGGTTTGGAGCGGCGCGCAGCGCAG CCATCCGTCGGCGCCGTCAAGAAGAGCCAGGACGAGCGCGCCGCGTCCTCCTTTCAGAGTGTCGCCCTCGTCGTCGGATCTACCGGCATCGTCGGCACCTTGCTGGTCGACATACTCCCGCGCGACGACACCCCCGGCGGACCCTGGAAGGTGTACGCCGTCTCCCGTCGCCCGCTCCCTCCCTGGTGCCCGCCGCCCTCCCCCGCCATCACGCATCTGTACCTCGACCTGGCCGACCCGGCGGCCGTAGCGGAGGCTCTCACATCGCTCACCGACATCAGTCATGTCTTCTACGCCGCGTGGTCCAGCCACCCGACGGAGGCTCAGAATCGGGAGGCCAACTCCGCCATGCTCCGCAACGTGCTGTCTGTCGTCGTCCCGGGCTGCCCCGCGCTCGCCCACGTCTGCCTCCAGACCGGACGCAAGCACTACGTCGGCCCCTTCGAGGCCGTCGGCAAGCTAGGTGTCCCAGACCCGCCCTACACCGAGGACATGCCCCGCCTGGATTACCCCAACTTCTACTACGACCTGGAGGATACCCTGTTCGATGAGGTCTCCCGCCGCGACGGCGCCGTCAGCTGGTCTGTGCACCGTCCTTCCGTGGTCTTTGGGTTCTCTGCCCGGAGCGCCATGAATATCGTCGCCAGCCTATGCGTCTATGCTGCCATCTGCCGCAAGGAGGGCGCCGTGCTGAGATGGCCTGGCTGCAGGGTCGCCTGGGAGGGTTTCAGCGACGCCTCGGACGCGGACCTCATCGCCGAGCACGAGATCTGGGCAACCGTGGATCCGTTCGCAAAGAATGAAGCTTTCAATTGCAGCAATGGGGATGTGTTCAAGTGGAAGCAGCTCTGGCCGATGCTGGCCGATCGTTTCGGGGTGGAATGGGCAGGGTATGAGGGAGAGGGCAGCCGGTTCGTGCTCGCCGACGCCATGGCGGGGAAGGAGGCCGTGTGGGCGGAGATTCTCCGGGAGAATGAGCTTGTCACGACGGGGCTCCATGAGATCGCCAATTGGTGGTTCGTCGACGCCATGTTCAATGTTGAGATCGAGCATCTGGATAGCATGAACAAGAGCAAGGAGCATGGATTCCTCGGCTTCCGTAACACGGCCAGCTCCTTCAACGCATGGATTGACAAGATGAAGGTTCTCAAGATTGTTCCGTGA